In the Oryza glaberrima chromosome 6, OglaRS2, whole genome shotgun sequence genome, one interval contains:
- the LOC127776710 gene encoding rho GDP-dissociation inhibitor 1-like, with product MSSAAGEPSSSSAAAAAISCSSSNDDEKPPPSLEGKELRRVAEEEPAAAARPEELTEASSRAAEAEEEEEEVVEDEEDDDEEDEGKVAEAIDLGPRVSIKEQLEMDKEDESLRRWKEQLLGSVDLNSVGESLEPDVRITSLCILSPGQPDVLLPLPVEPSNSKEPWFTLKEGSTYRLKFTFSVSSNIVSGLRYTNTVWKAGIRVDKTKEMLGTFSPQLEPYTYVTPEETTPSGVFARGSYSAKTKFVDDDRKCYLEINYTFDIRRDWPCKS from the exons ATGTCTTCGGCGGCCGGtgaaccctcctcctcctccgccgccgccgccgccatctcttGCTCCTCCTCCAACGACGACGAGAAGCCACCGCCGTCTCTGGAGGGGAAGGAGCTGCGGCGAGTCGCGGAagaggagcccgccgccgccgcgcgccccgaGGAGCTCACGGAGGCGTCCTCGCGCGCCGCtgaggctgaggaggaggaggaggaggtggtggaggatgaggaggacgatgacgagGAAGATGAGGGGAAGGTGGCGGAGGCCATCGACCTCGGCCCCAGGGTCAGCATCAAGGAGCAGCTCGAGATGGACAAG GAGGATGAGAGCCTTCGGAGATGGAAGGAGCAGCTTCTTGGCAGCGTCGATTTGAACTCAGTCGGAG AGTCACTGGAGCCAGACGTGAGGATCACAAGCCTGTGCATCCTGTCACCGGGGCAGCCAGACGTCCTTCTGCCGCTGCCCGTGGAGCCGAGCAACTCCAAGGAACCATGGTTCACCCTCAAGGAAGGCAGCACGTACAGGCTCAAGTTCACCTTCTCTGTCAGCAGCAACATCGTCTCTGGCCTCCGCTACACCAACACCGTATGGAAGGCCGGCATCCGAG TGGACAAAACCAAGGAGATGCTTGGCACGTTCAGCCCTCAGCTGGAGCCGTACACTTATGTGACGCCTGAGGAGACGACCCCCTCGGGAGTATTTGCTCGGGGATCATACTCTGCAAAAACAAAG TTTGTCGATGATGACCGGAAGTGCTACCTGGAGATCAACTACACCTTCGACATCCGCCGGGACTGGCCCTGCAAGTCCTGA
- the LOC127778132 gene encoding carboxyl-terminal-processing peptidase 3, chloroplastic: MEMVECSLPAARAPRPLPRRLPPLPGGRPALGAAGRSGSRLRVRSERTRRRDSPTMPTAASERDGGGRAALGKAAAGLAAAAVVSLTGLAAEPLSPPPPARAESLTVAFPVSKAREVNRVQRTLVEAWGLIRETFVDPTFNHQDWDMRLQQTMVEMFPLKSEDAAYGKISGMLSTLGDPFTKIISPKEYQSFRIGSDGSVQGVGVFINKEPSSGRLLVMDCIEGGPADRAGLHGGDELVEIDGKSVSGLDGEAAAQRLRGRVGTTVKVKVKVLDGTENERNGRIRQKEVQLSREVINLSPLSTAIISHRSHDGRECKTGYVRLAAFSQTAAAEMESAIKKMEDEGVQSYILDLRNNPGGLVKAGLDVAQMWLDGNETLVNTVDREGNVLPINMARGHSLTHDPLVVLVNEGSASASEILAGALHDNGRAILVGHRTFGKGKIQSVTELDDGSALFITVAKYLSPALHEIDQVGIQPDIQCTPEMLSLPRAPSLKEDDKATNLEMDSCIMVAEQALEIEKSKGSAS; the protein is encoded by the exons ATGGAGATGGTGGAGTGCTCGCTGCCCGCCGCCCGGGCCCCGCGCCCgctgccccgccgcctcccgccgctccccGGCGGCAGGCCGGCTCTTGGCGCCGCCGGGAGGAGCGGCAGCCGGCTCCGGGTGCGGTCGGagcggacgaggaggagggacAGCCCGACGATGCCGACGGCTGCGtcggagcgcgacggcggcggccgtgccgcgctgggcaaggcggcggcggggctcgccgcggcggccgtggtgtCGCTGACCGGGCTCGCCGCGGagcccctctcgccgccgccgccggcgcgggccGAGTCGCTCACCGTCGCGTTCCCTGTCTCCAAGGCCCGCGAG GTGAACCGGGTGCAGAGGACGCTGGTGGAGGCGTGGGGGCTGATCCGTGAGACCTTCGTGGATCCCACCTTCAATCACCAAG ATTGGGACATGAGACTGCAGCAGACCATGGTGGAGATGTTCCCGCTGAAATCGGAGGATGCCGCCTATGGTAAGATCAGCGGGATGCTGTCCACACTCGGCGATCCGTTCACCAAGATCATCAGCCCCAAG GAATATCAGAGTTTCAGGATTGGAAGCGATGGGAGTGTCCAAGGGGTTGGGGTGTTCATAAACAAGGAGCCTAGCTCTGGACGCTTG CTTGTTATGGACTGCATTGAAGGTGGCCCAGCAGATCGAGCAGGCCTGCATGGAGGCGATGAACTAGTTGAGATCGATG GGAAGAGTGTTTCTGGGTTGGATGGAGAAGCTGCAGCTCAGAGACTTAGAGGTCGTGTTGGAACAACTGTGAAAGTGAAAGTGAAAGTGTTGGAT GGCACTGAAAACGAAAGGAATGGTAGGATAAGACAAAAGGAG gtCCAGCTATCTCGTGAGGTTATCAATCTTTCACCTCTATCAACAGCAATTATCTCTCATAGGTCGCACGATGGCCGTGAGTGCAAAACTGGGTATGTTAGGCTAGCTGCATTCTCTCAG ACTGCTGCAGCTGAAATGGAAAGTGCCATTAAGAAGATGGAGGATGAGGGTGTCCAGTCATATATTTTAGATCTGCGAAATAATCCT GGTGGTCTAGTAAAAGCAGGTCTTGACGTGGCTCAAATGTGGTTGGATGGAAATGAAACTCTTGTCAACACTGTTGACCGTGAGGGAAATGTCCTACCAATAAATATGGCCCGGGGCCATTCTTTAACACATGATCCCCTTGTCGTACTT GTCAATGAAGGAAGTGCAAGTGCAAGTGAAATCTTGGCAGGAGCATTACATGACAATGGTCGTGCTATTTTGGTCGGCCACAGAACttttggaaaaggaaaaatacag AGTGTGACTGAATTGGATGATGGATCTGCTCTGTTTATCACGGTCGCAAAATATCTCTCTCCAGCACTGCATGAAATCGACCAAGTAGGCATCCAACCTGACATACAATGCACCCCTGAAATGTTATCTTTGCCAAGAGCACCTTCGCTAAAAGAGGATGACAAAGCCACAAATCTGGAGATGGATTCATGTATCATGGTGGCAGAGCAAGCATTGGAAATTGAGAAATCAAAGGGATCTGCTTCGTAG
- the LOC127776709 gene encoding BTB/POZ domain-containing protein At2g04740, which yields MDRPRQQHEPEHLGGGGIDVEVELDPEDLQPSVPLKKVPAGDLFEAARAGDCARLALLLGGGANVNERDRWDSVALYYACLAGHADAARMLLEAGAVCAERTFDGDRCHYAALNLRLRRLLKAFEARPPPLPPLPAALRATFLACPANRAAFLEMLQWTAGSEAAALAAAAGFGPTDNPSSTSLFPPDITFYVDGKPIEAHRVILCARSSFFRRKFNTDWKDRKEVRFSSQKLSFGALYSLVHFFYSDRLEVDVDDMENLARACKVCKCEGLQKILIKEATLQRYAEHKSPRDLDSSQKRFILHGQSLPEEDRLPSALRHILEECLANSREQECYNNESNEMSRDSGVDAAADLYIKVCDKVFHCHQVILASRSEYFKARLSRNMDFLEVKSGLQSTQSLPFLEEHDMSTEAFEKVLEYMYTDNIEHMDPNQAEELFDIASRYLLFPLKRVVADILLPYLEHVSPAELCHWLMLSDIYDVVKIREYCLDIIACNFEMFADTREFRALLLTLPPPSGDDSLRTTRPSEPGTAGNTDQGNLLDDLREKWLEAEAAELDERDESAKLFDNRLEMLMLVAEQEANDGNV from the exons atggaccgCCCGCGGCAGCAGCACGAGCCGGAgcatctcggcggcggcggcatcgacgTCGAGGTCGAGCTCGACCCGGAGGACCTCCAGCCGTCGGTGCCCCTCAAGAAGGTCCCCGCGGGGGACCTCTTCGAGGCGGCCCGCGCGGGGGACTGCGcccgcctcgccctcctcctcggcggcggcgccaacgtCAACGAGCGCGACCGCTGGGACTCCGTCGCGCTCTACTACGCCTGCCTCGCcggccacgccgacgccgcccggaTGCTGCTCGAGGCCGGGGCCGTCTGCGCCGAGCGCACCTTCGACGGCGACCGCTGCCACTACGCCGCGCTCAACCTCCGCCTCCGGAGGCTGCTCAAGGCGTTCGAGGCCAggcccccgccgctgccgccgctccccgccgcgctCAGGGCCACGTTCCTCGCCTGCCCCGCCAACCGCGCCGCCTTCCTCGAGATGCTCCAGTGGACCGCCGGCTCCgaagccgccgccctcgccgctgctgctg GATTTGGGCCAACGGACAATCCATCAAGTACTAGCCTATTCCCTCCGGACATTACATTCTACGTGGATGGAAAACCAATTGAAGCTCATCGGGTCATTCTTTGTGCCCGGTCATCCTTCTTTCGGAGGAAATTCAATACAGACTGGAAAGACAGGAAGGAAGTGAGATTTTCTAGCCAGAAGTTATCTTTTGGTGCCTTGTACAGCCTTGTCCATTTCTTCTATTCTGATAGACTCGAAGTGGATGTGGATGATATGGAAAATTTGGCGCGGGCGTGCAAAGTTTGTAAGTGTGAGGGTTTGCAAAAGATATTGATTAAAGAAGCTACTCTCCAGAGATATGCAGAACACAAGTCACCGAGAGATTTGGACAGTTCACAGAAGAGGTTCATTTTACATGGGCAATCCTTGCCAGAGGAGGATCGCCTTCCATCAGCCCTGCGGCATATTTTAGAGGAATGTCTAGCTAACTCAAGAGAACAAGAATGTtataacaatgaatcaaatgaaatGAGCAGAGACTCTGGTGtagatgctgctgctgatctTTATATAAAAGTATGTGATAAGGTTTTCCATTGCCATCAGGTGATTTTAGCCTCAAGATCAGAGTACTTTAAAGCTAGGCTATCTAGAAACATGGATTTTCTTGAAGTCAAGAGTGGGCTTCAATCAACTCAGAGCCTTCCTTTTCTTGAAGAGCATGACATGAGTACAGAAGCATTTGAAAAGGTGCTTGAATACAT GTATACTGATAACATAGAGCATATGGATCCTAATCAG GCTGAAGAACTATTTGATATTGCTTCGAGATACCTGCTATTCCCCCTTAAACGAGTTGTGGCAGATATACTTTTGCCTTATCTGGAGCATGTTTCACCTGCAGAACTATGCCACTGGCTAATGTTATCAGACAT TTATGATGTTGTGAAAATAAGGGAGTATTGCTTGGATATCATCGCTTGCAATTTTGAGATGTTTGCGGACACAAGAGAGTTCAGGGCATTGCTTTTGACACTTCCACCACCATCTGGAGATGACTCACTGCGAACAACTCGTCCCAGTGAACCTGGTACTGCAGGCAACACTGACCAAGGCAACCTTCTTGATGATTTGCGTGAGAAATGGTTAGAAGCAGAGGCTGCTGAGCTAGACGAGAGAGATGAGAGTGCAAAGCTGTTTGACAACCGATTGGAAATGCTTATGCTTGTAGCAGAACAAGAAGCCAATGATGGCAATGTTTGA
- the LOC127776907 gene encoding sodium/hydrogen exchanger 4, which translates to MASWWWWWSEAVVVGGGTGGGSSGTVVSICVFTAVLCVCLVAGHLLEENKWVNESITALLIGCVVGAIIFLLSEGKNSRILRFDEQLFFIYVLPPIIFNAGFQVKKKQFFHNFLTIMSFGIFGVFISVAIVSTGCYWLFPKVGFGDLGAVDFLALGAIFSSTDTVCTLQVISQDETPRLYSLVFGEGVVNDATSVVLFNAIKNLDITQLKGGVALKVISDFLYLFFTSTMLGVTIGLSTAYALKALYFGRHSTDREVALMALMAYLSYMLAEFLDLSGILTVFFCGIVMSHYAWHNVTESSRITTRHIFATLSFIAETFIFLYVGMDALDIDKWKTSETSFKTSLGIFGIIISLVLLGRAAFVFPLSIMSNYMSGSSEKAPITFNHQVVIWWAGLMRGAVSIALAYNQFTFSGVTLDPVHATIITSTIIVVFFTTLVFGFLTRPLISAILPHQHRQSTTPGTGGGGRSTGSNSPKDDFIMPFLSPDEEASGSGSGFLQAKRSISMLLERPVHTVHIYWRKFDDRFMRPIFGGPMERDRGNCY; encoded by the exons ATggcgtcgtggtggtggtggtggtcggaagcggtggtggtgggcggagggacgggcggcgggagcagcggcacGGTGGTGTCCATCTGCGTGTTCACGGCGGTGCTGTGCGTgtgcctcgtcgccggccacctcctcgaGGAGAACAAGTGGGTCAACGAGTCCATCACCGCCCTCCTCATC GGTTGTGTTGTAGGTGCTATCATATTTCTGTTGAGTGAAGGCAAGAACTCGCGAATCCTGAGGTTCGACGAGCAGCTCTTCTTCATCTATGTACTTCCTCCCATAATCTTCAATGCAGG CTTCCAGGTCAAGAAGAAGCAGTTCTTTCACAATTTTCTCACCATAATGTCCTTTGGGATATTCGGCGTGTTCATCTCAGTTGCGATAGTTTCAACAG GTTGCTACTGGCTCTTCCCAAAAGTTGGTTTTGGGGACCTTGGCGCGGTAGATTTTCTAG CTTTGGGAGCAATATTTTCCTCAACAGATACTGTCTGCACACTGCAG GTCATCAGCCAGGATGAGACACCTAGATTGTACAGTTTGGTGTTTGGGGAAGGAGTGGTCAATGATGCAACCTCAGTTGTGCTTTTCAACGCTATAAAGAATCTGGATATCACTCAGCTCAAAGGCGGGGTTGCGCTAAAAGTCATTTCAGATTTTCTCTACCTGTTCTTCACTAGCACTATGCTTGGAGTTACA ATTGGGCTATCAACTGCTTATGCTCTCAAAGCTCTGTATTTTGGTAG GCACTCCACTGATAGGGAAGTAGCTTTGATGGCTCTCATGGCTTATTTGTCATATATGCTGGCAGAG TTTCTTGATCTGAGTGGGATTTTGACGGTGTTCTTTTGTGGCATTGTTATGTCCCATTACGCATGGCATAATGTGACGGAAAGCTCAAGAATCACAACCAG GCACATATTTGCAACGCTGTCATTTATCGCCGAGACATTCATCTTTCTTTATGTTGGAATGGATGCACTTGACATTGATAAGTGGAAAACATCAGAGACAAG CTTTAAAACATCACTCGGTATCTTTGGAATCATCATATCGCTCGTTTTATTGGGAAGAGCTGCATTCGTTTTCCCTCTATCCATTATGTCAAATTACATGAGTGGGAGTTCTGAAAAAGCGCCAATCACATTCAATCACCAG GTAGTGATTTGGTGGGCGGGCCTCATGAGAGGAGCTGTTTCGATCGCACTAGCATATAATCAG TTCACCTTTTCAGGTGTAACTTTGGATCCAGTTCATGCAACCATCATCACCAGTACAATCATTGTAGTATTTTTCACCACTCTG GTGTTTGGCTTCTTGACAAGGCCACTCATAAGTGCCATACTCCCGCATCAACACCGGCAATCAACGACACCGGggaccggaggaggaggccgtagCACGGGCAGCAACTCCCCGAAGGACGACTTCATCATGCCGTTCCTCTCGCCTGATGAAGAGGCGTCAGGGAGCGGCAGTGGGTTCCTCCAGGCCAAGAGGAGCATCTCCATGCTCCTGGAGAGGCCAGTCCACACGGTGCACATCTACTGGAGGAAGTTCGACGACAGGTTCATGAGGCCCATCTTCGGTGGACCGATGGAGCGCGATCGCGGTAACTGTTACTGA